Part of the Pseudobacteroides sp. genome, CACTCAAATACTTTGTGCCGCACCTGCAAGCTTCTTTGTCAAGCCGCAGCTCTACATCCTTATCTACCTGAAACGCTACTTTGTTATTCTTCTTTAGAATATCAATTTTTCTGCCTTCCTTTGCTGAATGCATATATATAACTCCATCGTCATATGCATAATTCATTGCTATAAGGTAAGGCATTCCTTCATCAACCATGGCTATTCTTATAACTTCCGCTTCCTTCAGGATTTTTTCAATCAACTCTTTATCAGTTATTTCCTTATCTTTTCTTCTCATAGCCCCTCCTCATTTAGTATGTTCAACCAATATTATTTAAAAATATATATCTGAAAACTCAACATTGATAGTCTCAACGCGGCTCTCCATAGGCCTGCCGGATGTCACTGCCACATCATCAGTAACATTCCTGACTGATTCAGTGCATATTACAGGCGTTGGAAGAGTTATTATAAATTCACTTCCTTTTCCATACTCGCTCTCAACCTTTATCGTTCCACCATGCAGCTCCACAAGAGCTTTAACAAGAGATAGGCCTATACCACTCCCCTCATGGCTTCTTGTAAGGGATTTATCCACCTGACGAAATCTTTGAAAAATCAAATTTTGCTTGTCCTTTTCAATTCCTATCCCATTGTCCTTTACGGATATGACTGTCTCATCCTCCTTATCGTGAA contains:
- a CDS encoding pyridoxamine 5'-phosphate oxidase family protein, with translation MRRKDKEITDKELIEKILKEAEVIRIAMVDEGMPYLIAMNYAYDDGVIYMHSAKEGRKIDILKKNNKVAFQVDKDVELRLDKEACRCGTKYLSVFGTGNAFFVTDKEGRKTALDCIMARYTGGLSFEYSEEVLERTLVIKVCVDSMTGKKSGY